A part of Citrifermentans bremense genomic DNA contains:
- a CDS encoding universal stress protein: MFWKILVATDLTPASDELIECVESFRELGTEEVVLAHVTELVDATGAVEVLPVQPVDVDLVLRRQKDTLERLGLKVVVQTLLGTPALMLEQAARDHGVNVILAGSHGKGLIRSAALGSVSRELLRTTSHPLLLDRLDLGKEGEASCRRIFSRVLFPTDYSETAEKALDFLGKIALETGCSVTLMHVMESQGEDQENERRREEECWYLLEAKKRRLERLGAAEVSIDLVHGRAAEEILSRMSKGAFTSIVMGGKGKGVLTELILGSTANEVARHATLPVLFVPAAVAETPGS, from the coding sequence ATGTTCTGGAAAATTCTTGTAGCTACGGATCTGACTCCCGCCTCCGACGAGCTCATTGAGTGCGTCGAGTCCTTCAGAGAGCTCGGTACTGAAGAGGTCGTCCTCGCCCACGTGACGGAACTGGTCGATGCCACCGGCGCGGTCGAGGTTCTCCCGGTGCAACCGGTTGATGTTGACTTGGTGCTTAGGAGGCAGAAGGATACTCTGGAGCGGCTTGGGTTGAAGGTCGTGGTCCAGACCCTTTTGGGAACGCCGGCCCTGATGCTGGAACAGGCCGCGAGGGATCACGGGGTGAACGTCATCCTGGCTGGATCCCACGGCAAGGGGCTGATCCGCTCCGCAGCGCTTGGGAGCGTTTCCAGGGAGCTTTTGAGAACCACGAGCCATCCGCTCCTTCTGGACCGCCTGGACCTCGGCAAAGAGGGGGAGGCTTCCTGCCGAAGGATCTTCTCACGCGTCCTCTTCCCGACCGACTACTCGGAGACCGCCGAGAAGGCACTCGATTTTCTGGGCAAGATAGCACTGGAAACGGGCTGCTCGGTAACGCTGATGCACGTCATGGAATCGCAGGGAGAAGACCAGGAAAACGAGCGCCGTCGCGAAGAGGAGTGCTGGTACCTCTTGGAGGCCAAGAAGCGGCGGCTGGAAAGGCTTGGCGCTGCCGAGGTGAGCATCGACCTGGTTCACGGCCGTGCTGCGGAGGAGATCCTTTCCCGCATGAGCAAGGGGGCCTTCACCTCCATAGTCATGGGAGGAAAGGGGAAGGGGGTTCTGACGGAGCTGATCCTTGGCAGCACCGCCAATGAAGTAGCCCGACATGCGACGCTCCCGGTTCTCTTTGTGCCTGCGGCAGTTGCCGAAACTCCCGGCTCATAG
- a CDS encoding nitroreductase family protein: MIGLLRKRRSIRKFTQEQVSPEALDALTETALRAPSSRGLNPWEFIFVDDPALLKQVARAKQHGSEFVAGAPLAVVVCADSTKSDVWVEDCSIAAILLQFTALSLGLGSCWAQIRNRRHDAVRSAEEYLQELLGLPEQIKVECILGIGHPAELRRPLPAEKLQSEKIRKNRW, translated from the coding sequence ATGATCGGTCTGCTACGCAAGCGGCGGAGCATCCGCAAGTTCACGCAGGAGCAGGTGTCGCCAGAGGCTTTGGATGCGCTCACGGAGACCGCGCTCCGCGCGCCGTCATCCAGGGGGCTCAACCCGTGGGAGTTCATCTTCGTTGACGACCCGGCGCTTTTGAAGCAGGTGGCCCGCGCGAAGCAGCACGGTTCCGAGTTCGTGGCGGGCGCCCCGCTGGCCGTCGTGGTCTGCGCGGACAGCACCAAGTCCGACGTCTGGGTGGAGGACTGCTCGATCGCCGCGATCCTGCTCCAGTTCACCGCGCTCTCCCTGGGGCTTGGGAGTTGCTGGGCCCAGATCAGGAACCGCCGCCACGACGCGGTCAGGAGCGCAGAGGAGTACCTCCAGGAACTGCTGGGCCTGCCGGAGCAGATCAAGGTTGAATGCATACTGGGGATCGGCCATCCAGCCGAGCTGAGGCGCCCACTGCCGGCGGAGAAGCTGCAAAGCGAGAAGATCAGGAAAAACCGCTGGTGA
- a CDS encoding GNAT family N-acetyltransferase: protein MSLVTMEIKVREKLREMGYVISHNIHRDRFLKNLDVCVRFRGAVVAEACFTDDGDSAYCHHVKVEPEYRRRGIASAMYQYAESIFLKKLENHWHDDPETQSPEARAFWAQPHRPFGFLSK, encoded by the coding sequence GTGTCGCTGGTAACAATGGAGATAAAGGTGCGGGAGAAACTCAGGGAGATGGGATACGTCATTTCCCACAACATCCACCGGGACAGGTTCCTGAAGAACCTCGACGTCTGCGTCAGGTTCAGGGGGGCAGTTGTAGCGGAAGCCTGCTTTACCGACGACGGCGACTCGGCCTACTGCCATCATGTGAAGGTCGAGCCCGAGTACAGGCGCAGGGGGATCGCTTCCGCCATGTACCAGTACGCCGAATCCATTTTCCTGAAGAAACTGGAGAACCACTGGCACGACGATCCGGAGACCCAGAGCCCAGAAGCGAGGGCATTCTGGGCGCAGCCTCACCGCCCATTCGGATTCCTCTCGAAGTGA
- a CDS encoding M23 family metallopeptidase — translation MKVLQIAAVVLLTFPASAMADPALPVDGVVTSGVGWRTDPFGSGKVAFHRGIDIAVPVGTPVRATRKGRVLFAGERRGYGATVIVEHANGDRTLYGHNASVKVSAGEQVEAGAVLSYSGNSGRSTGPHVHYELLAGGRPAVDEVAAVDLAEDKPAATGNQRRLLEQRMDQSLDSLLTTIRSDLTGG, via the coding sequence ATGAAGGTCTTGCAAATAGCTGCAGTCGTTCTTTTAACTTTCCCTGCGTCGGCTATGGCCGATCCGGCCCTCCCGGTGGACGGAGTAGTCACCTCCGGGGTGGGGTGGCGGACGGATCCTTTTGGCAGCGGCAAGGTCGCCTTTCACCGCGGCATCGACATCGCTGTCCCCGTTGGTACCCCGGTCCGCGCCACCCGTAAAGGGAGGGTGCTGTTCGCCGGGGAGCGTCGAGGCTACGGCGCTACCGTCATCGTCGAGCATGCTAACGGTGACAGGACCCTCTATGGCCACAACGCCAGCGTCAAGGTGAGCGCCGGCGAGCAGGTGGAAGCAGGCGCCGTGCTCTCCTACTCTGGAAATAGCGGGAGGTCCACCGGGCCTCACGTGCACTACGAACTGCTGGCTGGCGGCCGTCCGGCAGTCGATGAAGTCGCAGCCGTGGATCTTGCCGAAGACAAACCGGCAGCAACCGGCAACCAGCGACGGTTGCTTGAACAAAGGATGGACCAATCCCTCGACTCCCTTCTCACGACCATCAGGTCGGACCTTACAGGCGGCTGA
- the wecB gene encoding non-hydrolyzing UDP-N-acetylglucosamine 2-epimerase has protein sequence MNVLLIAGARPNFMKIAPIYRASLSYKNVVCSIVHTGQHYDKEMSGTFFEELEIPQPRYALNVGSGSHATQTAGIMVAFEEVCRREAPDLVLVVGDVNSTLACSIVAKKCGISVAHVEAGLRSFDLSMPEEINRMVTDAISDSFFVTEESGVANLLREGKQKDRIHAVGHVMVDNLLHQVKRMEGIEPSCFETYRLKEAAGPYLFLTLHRPSNVDSKEVFGGIARAINELAAQRTVFFPVHPRTRNMMSVHGTELSDRVILLPPLGYRDALFLWKDAEVVLTDSGGLQEETTALGVPCVTIRENTERPITVEIGTNVLAGTAPERILAGYRQSLEKRGRARVPQLWDGRAAERIWQVLAGEGR, from the coding sequence ATGAACGTCCTGCTGATCGCCGGGGCCCGGCCGAACTTCATGAAAATCGCACCCATTTACCGCGCTTCGCTTTCCTACAAAAACGTCGTCTGCAGCATCGTCCATACTGGGCAGCATTACGACAAGGAGATGTCAGGCACCTTCTTCGAGGAACTGGAGATACCGCAGCCACGCTACGCGCTGAACGTGGGATCTGGAAGTCACGCGACGCAGACAGCGGGCATCATGGTCGCCTTTGAGGAGGTCTGCCGGCGGGAAGCGCCGGACCTCGTGCTGGTGGTGGGGGACGTCAACTCGACCCTTGCCTGCAGCATCGTCGCGAAAAAGTGCGGCATCTCTGTGGCGCATGTAGAGGCGGGATTGCGCAGCTTCGACCTCTCCATGCCGGAAGAGATAAACAGGATGGTCACCGACGCCATATCGGACAGCTTCTTCGTCACCGAAGAAAGCGGCGTCGCGAACCTGCTCCGGGAAGGGAAACAAAAGGATCGCATTCATGCGGTAGGGCACGTGATGGTGGACAACCTGCTGCACCAGGTCAAGCGTATGGAGGGGATTGAGCCTTCGTGTTTCGAGACATACCGGCTCAAGGAGGCTGCGGGCCCGTACCTCTTTCTCACCCTGCACCGCCCCTCCAACGTCGACTCGAAGGAGGTCTTCGGAGGCATCGCCCGGGCCATCAACGAGCTGGCAGCACAAAGGACCGTATTCTTCCCGGTGCATCCGCGCACCAGGAACATGATGAGCGTGCATGGCACCGAGTTGAGCGACAGGGTGATACTGCTGCCGCCTCTTGGCTACCGGGACGCGCTCTTTCTCTGGAAGGACGCGGAAGTGGTGCTCACCGACAGCGGCGGGCTCCAGGAGGAAACCACGGCGCTCGGCGTTCCCTGCGTCACCATCAGGGAGAACACCGAGCGCCCCATAACGGTCGAGATAGGGACCAACGTCCTCGCCGGCACCGCACCGGAGAGGATCCTTGCCGGGTACCGGCAGAGCCTGGAGAAGCGGGGGCGGGCCAGGGTGCCGCAGTTGTGGGACGGCAGGGCCGCCGAACGGATCTGGCAGGTGCTGGCCGGAGAAGGGCGGTGA
- a CDS encoding CheR family methyltransferase, which produces MPLQILVISDSASFAAYLERLLAEAGHAVTTLLDPGQAFRAVRRQKPELIILAVGPEKVAPLAVEHRVHTPEPRAIPVIVISECLRLEAELLHIFDFIPKPLQLNRLFDDLALLERRDAPRGAADEISDELCSEFSRHILRCTGLHFEQRNRAALLRGLAKRMCALRIGSYSEYLAYLKLHGEDRHELQKLLQFLTVGETYFFRYPAHFAALKERFTLPPPVDQPLRIWSAGCSTGEEPYSIAMTLMEALPDWRERDIRIIATDINNRSLKLARDGVYSPWSLRITQKQQVERYFERVGQSFLIKDEVKRLVHFRHLNLLGPVHDELWQELSALDAIFCRNVLIYFTPQTADAMLRRLADALKVSGQLFLGHAETLLQHDSTLELRHQGKGFFYLKSEPRKRQAAPPSASAPPARRPLPAAPPPATAPRKVFSPPRSAAPPPPLTPAPPLEAARELFDQEDFDRAQELLDRILREEPANASALVLVAFIQAGKGALQQALETCNRVLELNDLLPEAYFLKGVILDADDRLAEAADEYRKALLLEHDFVMPRYHMGRLHLRLGRQAEAAREIRNSIRILARHDGNDTVPFSGGLTRAVCMMQLQNALAQVA; this is translated from the coding sequence TTGCCATTGCAGATCCTCGTCATAAGCGACAGCGCTTCCTTTGCAGCGTACCTGGAGCGGCTCCTTGCCGAGGCGGGACATGCCGTGACGACGCTCCTTGACCCGGGCCAGGCGTTTCGCGCGGTGAGACGGCAGAAGCCGGAACTGATCATCCTGGCCGTAGGGCCTGAGAAGGTGGCGCCTTTGGCTGTCGAGCACCGCGTCCACACCCCTGAGCCGAGAGCAATTCCGGTGATAGTGATCTCGGAATGCCTGAGGCTGGAAGCGGAGCTTTTGCACATCTTCGATTTCATCCCCAAGCCGCTGCAGCTAAACCGGCTTTTCGACGACCTCGCCTTACTTGAACGGCGCGACGCGCCGCGAGGCGCTGCTGACGAGATCAGCGACGAGCTCTGCAGCGAGTTTTCAAGACACATCCTCCGCTGCACCGGGCTGCACTTCGAGCAGAGGAACCGCGCAGCGCTTTTGCGCGGGCTCGCCAAGCGGATGTGCGCCCTGCGCATCGGGAGCTACAGCGAATACCTGGCCTACCTGAAGCTGCACGGCGAAGACCGCCACGAACTGCAGAAACTGCTGCAGTTCCTCACGGTGGGGGAAACCTATTTTTTCCGCTACCCCGCCCATTTCGCGGCCCTGAAGGAGCGCTTCACCCTCCCACCACCCGTCGACCAGCCGCTACGGATCTGGTCCGCGGGATGCTCCACCGGGGAGGAGCCCTACTCGATTGCGATGACGCTGATGGAAGCACTGCCGGACTGGAGGGAGCGCGACATCAGGATCATCGCCACCGACATCAACAACCGCTCCCTGAAACTGGCCCGCGACGGCGTCTACTCCCCTTGGTCCCTGCGGATAACGCAAAAGCAGCAGGTCGAGCGCTACTTCGAACGGGTCGGGCAGAGCTTTCTTATCAAAGACGAGGTGAAGCGGCTGGTCCATTTCCGTCACCTGAACCTGCTGGGCCCGGTACACGACGAGCTGTGGCAGGAGCTTTCAGCGTTAGACGCGATTTTCTGCCGCAACGTCCTCATATACTTTACGCCGCAGACCGCCGACGCGATGCTGCGCCGCCTGGCCGACGCCCTCAAGGTTTCGGGCCAGCTCTTTTTGGGGCACGCCGAGACGCTTTTGCAGCACGACAGCACGCTGGAGCTCAGGCACCAGGGGAAAGGCTTCTTCTACCTGAAGAGCGAGCCCCGCAAACGCCAGGCAGCACCCCCTTCGGCCAGCGCCCCGCCGGCGCGGCGCCCACTGCCGGCAGCGCCGCCCCCGGCGACCGCTCCTCGAAAGGTTTTCTCTCCCCCGCGGAGCGCCGCCCCGCCACCTCCCTTGACGCCTGCCCCTCCCCTGGAGGCAGCTCGCGAACTTTTCGACCAGGAGGATTTCGACCGGGCGCAGGAGCTTTTGGACCGGATTCTCAGGGAAGAACCGGCGAATGCGTCTGCGCTGGTGCTGGTGGCATTCATTCAGGCTGGGAAAGGTGCTTTGCAGCAGGCACTGGAGACCTGCAACCGGGTCCTGGAGCTGAACGACCTTTTGCCGGAAGCGTACTTCCTCAAAGGAGTGATCCTCGACGCCGACGACCGTCTGGCCGAGGCCGCCGACGAATACCGGAAGGCGCTCCTTTTGGAGCACGACTTCGTCATGCCGCGCTACCACATGGGGAGGCTGCATTTGAGACTGGGCCGCCAGGCCGAGGCGGCGCGGGAGATCAGGAACAGCATCAGGATCCTGGCCCGGCACGACGGCAACGACACCGTCCCCTTCTCTGGCGGCCTGACCCGGGCCGTCTGCATGATGCAGCTGCAAAACGCCCTGGCGCAGGTCGCCTGA
- a CDS encoding chemotaxis protein CheW, whose translation MTTAKEEAYDIRSILGQMREEYWQALSEEEAQAREVLECLVFTLGGERFAFETQHASEVIRVPKLIRVPAVQALIAGVFNLRGEITAAMDIRPMLGLPQPEIGAAGRIVVVKSDQFATGILIEAAHGVQGLCCDGFEPAPAARGKRFVRGHFNEEEGSIILLDMEALLAAPEIVVGEG comes from the coding sequence ATGACCACGGCAAAAGAGGAAGCCTACGACATCCGCAGCATCCTCGGGCAGATGCGGGAAGAGTACTGGCAGGCGCTTTCCGAAGAGGAGGCGCAGGCAAGGGAAGTGCTGGAGTGCCTCGTCTTCACCCTGGGGGGGGAGCGGTTCGCCTTCGAGACCCAGCACGCGAGCGAGGTGATCCGGGTGCCGAAGCTGATCCGGGTCCCCGCGGTGCAGGCGCTCATCGCCGGGGTCTTCAACCTGCGCGGAGAGATCACCGCGGCCATGGACATCCGCCCCATGCTGGGGCTCCCCCAGCCCGAGATCGGCGCCGCAGGAAGGATCGTGGTTGTGAAAAGCGACCAGTTCGCCACCGGCATCCTGATCGAGGCTGCGCACGGGGTGCAGGGGCTTTGCTGCGACGGGTTCGAGCCAGCCCCGGCCGCAAGGGGTAAGCGCTTCGTCAGGGGGCACTTCAACGAGGAAGAGGGCTCCATCATCCTGCTGGACATGGAGGCGCTACTGGCCGCGCCGGAGATCGTGGTCGGCGAGGGATAG
- a CDS encoding methyl-accepting chemotaxis protein, translating into MSNKLSLKIVSVLIMVMIVIMTAFSVYFVRSRRQNMEDELLSKGRILAQTGAKSMERILAEAIENRKLTMEQLFDERYVPIPNTEPQKYHTQYDRFLDQAIQALEDEFLKDDQIVFAVLVDRNGYLPTHNSKFSAPLTGDRERDKNANRTKRLFQDEVGLAAARSLTPFIKQVYQRDTGEKMWDLSVPVYVQGKHWGAFRIGFSMQKTEQKGAELRNEIVLSMLVMLIACSVTILLVVSRAIRPLAKLTAAAHRITGGELDETIPVESNDEIGTLAEAFNTMTTVIVRDLKEEIGRSGRLIASVKEAVIQLSSAANEMMAISAQQASGSTQQASAVQEVTTTSEEIAITAKMITANARSVETVAEDTTSNCNNGREDVTNAIEGMGRVRSQVESIARSMLELGDNSQKIGGIVEIIDEISDQTNLLALNAAIEAAGAGEAGKRFAIVAHEVKRLADRTVEATRQIKGLISEIQSATNNTIMVTEEGTKAVDYASSLVDKVQLSFASIVGTAQETARTAKEISLSTQQQTSACEQMAETMSEVRDVAQQVAMSATETERAIAEILELAERLKEITEEEA; encoded by the coding sequence ATGTCCAACAAGCTATCGTTAAAGATCGTCAGCGTCCTGATCATGGTCATGATCGTCATCATGACCGCCTTCTCGGTGTACTTCGTCCGCTCGCGCAGGCAGAACATGGAGGACGAGCTCCTTTCCAAGGGGCGGATCCTGGCGCAGACGGGGGCGAAGTCCATGGAGCGCATCCTGGCTGAGGCGATAGAGAACCGCAAGCTCACCATGGAGCAGCTTTTCGACGAGCGCTACGTCCCGATCCCCAACACCGAACCGCAGAAGTACCACACCCAGTACGACCGGTTCCTGGACCAGGCGATCCAGGCCCTGGAGGACGAATTCCTCAAGGACGACCAGATCGTCTTCGCGGTGCTCGTGGATCGAAACGGCTACCTTCCCACCCACAACAGCAAGTTCTCCGCCCCGCTTACCGGAGACCGGGAGCGGGACAAAAATGCCAACCGCACCAAGCGCCTGTTCCAGGACGAGGTCGGCCTCGCCGCGGCCCGCAGCCTCACCCCGTTCATCAAGCAGGTATACCAGCGCGACACCGGGGAGAAGATGTGGGACCTCTCGGTTCCGGTCTACGTCCAGGGGAAACACTGGGGCGCCTTCAGGATCGGCTTTTCCATGCAGAAGACCGAACAAAAGGGGGCCGAGCTTAGAAACGAGATCGTGCTCAGCATGCTGGTCATGCTGATCGCCTGCTCGGTGACCATCCTGCTCGTGGTGAGCCGCGCGATAAGGCCTCTGGCCAAACTGACCGCTGCAGCCCACCGCATCACCGGCGGCGAGCTCGACGAGACCATCCCAGTAGAGAGCAACGACGAGATAGGGACGCTGGCAGAGGCCTTCAACACCATGACCACCGTGATCGTGCGAGACCTCAAGGAGGAGATAGGCCGCAGCGGGCGCCTGATCGCATCGGTCAAGGAGGCAGTGATCCAGCTCTCCAGCGCGGCCAACGAGATGATGGCGATCTCGGCACAGCAGGCGTCTGGTTCCACCCAGCAGGCGAGCGCGGTCCAGGAGGTGACCACCACCTCGGAGGAGATCGCCATCACCGCGAAGATGATCACCGCTAACGCCCGCAGCGTCGAGACCGTCGCCGAGGACACCACCAGCAACTGCAACAACGGGCGCGAAGACGTGACCAACGCCATCGAAGGGATGGGGCGGGTCCGCAGCCAGGTGGAGAGCATAGCCCGCAGCATGCTGGAGCTGGGCGACAACAGCCAAAAGATAGGCGGCATCGTGGAGATCATCGACGAGATCAGCGACCAGACGAACCTTCTCGCCTTGAACGCCGCCATCGAGGCCGCCGGAGCAGGAGAAGCGGGGAAACGCTTCGCAATCGTGGCGCACGAGGTGAAAAGGCTCGCCGACCGCACGGTCGAGGCGACCCGCCAGATCAAGGGGCTGATCAGCGAAATCCAGAGCGCCACCAACAACACCATCATGGTCACCGAGGAGGGAACCAAGGCGGTCGACTACGCCTCAAGCCTCGTGGACAAGGTACAGCTCTCCTTCGCGTCGATCGTTGGGACGGCACAGGAGACGGCGCGGACGGCCAAGGAGATCTCGCTCTCCACCCAGCAGCAGACCTCGGCCTGCGAGCAGATGGCCGAAACCATGAGCGAGGTGCGCGACGTGGCGCAACAGGTGGCGATGTCGGCGACCGAGACCGAGCGGGCCATAGCGGAAATCCTCGAACTTGCCGAAAGGCTCAAGGAGATCACGGAGGAAGAGGCGTAG
- a CDS encoding hybrid sensor histidine kinase/response regulator, with translation MGSRYLEIFCREAEEHLASLQSGLLVLERHPERTSLLHELLRNAHTLKGSARMVGLSDISAITHTMEEQLKGMERGEREVNAQAVDLLLKGADAVALITSALLRGEVPDLDVERFVAEYDRGELSHPAPAEGHEAAPEQQSETVRANVKTLDQLVNLIGEMIINKKRLEAKLSTLKGIAEALPGEEAQALSLFRRDLEEDVLYLDYLIQELHEKAMALRMLPLRSICDGFERLVRDLAQQLGKEVRLQIAGHGIEMDRVLLEGLKPMLIHLLTNAVCHGIESPEKRAAAGKPREGVVSLSARHEGRSVLVEVADDGQGMDPARIKAAALAKGVIDPREAEAMSDEEALYLTFRTGFSTAEMVTDVSGRGVGMDVVKRNVERVKGNITLTSEKGSGSRISMQLPLTLSVIEALLVECGGECFALPLNYVQEILKVRPEEISLLGAGEVIKVRGVTTSLYSLAAMLELPRQAKGAQALAVIVLKLADQRLAFAVDAHLGSSEVVVKGLGKQFRSVRFLFGATIMGDGNPALILNVPDLFAAAANGGRAAVRDEAGGAEARRFRVLVVDDSITTRTMEQSILLTHGYQVVTAVSGEDALDKCDAEDFDLIISDVEMPGVNGFELTRRLRESERYREVPVIIVSSLSRDEDKRQALQAGAQAYIVKGAFDQGMLLETVQMLIG, from the coding sequence ATGGGAAGCCGCTACCTCGAGATCTTCTGCCGGGAGGCAGAAGAGCACCTGGCTTCGCTGCAAAGCGGGCTCCTGGTCCTGGAGAGGCACCCGGAGCGGACCTCGCTTTTGCACGAGCTCTTGAGGAACGCGCACACGCTTAAGGGCTCGGCCCGCATGGTGGGGCTCTCCGACATAAGCGCCATCACCCACACCATGGAGGAGCAGCTTAAGGGGATGGAGCGCGGGGAGCGCGAGGTGAACGCGCAGGCAGTGGACCTCCTTTTGAAAGGGGCCGACGCCGTGGCTCTGATCACCTCGGCGCTTTTGCGCGGGGAGGTCCCGGACCTCGACGTGGAGCGCTTCGTGGCCGAGTACGACCGGGGTGAGCTCTCCCATCCGGCGCCGGCCGAAGGCCACGAGGCGGCACCAGAGCAGCAAAGCGAGACGGTACGGGCGAACGTCAAGACGCTCGACCAGCTGGTGAACCTGATCGGCGAGATGATCATCAACAAGAAACGGCTGGAGGCGAAGCTCTCCACCCTGAAGGGGATCGCCGAAGCGCTTCCGGGCGAAGAGGCTCAGGCCCTCTCCCTTTTCCGCCGCGACCTGGAGGAGGACGTCCTCTACCTGGACTACCTGATCCAGGAGCTGCACGAGAAGGCGATGGCGCTCAGGATGCTCCCCTTGAGAAGCATCTGCGACGGCTTCGAAAGGCTGGTGCGCGACCTGGCCCAGCAGCTTGGCAAGGAGGTCAGGCTCCAGATCGCCGGCCACGGCATCGAAATGGACCGCGTGCTTCTGGAGGGGCTCAAGCCGATGCTCATCCACCTCTTAACCAACGCCGTCTGCCACGGCATCGAATCACCGGAGAAGCGCGCCGCGGCCGGCAAGCCGCGCGAGGGGGTGGTGTCGCTGTCGGCACGCCACGAGGGGCGCTCGGTCCTGGTCGAGGTGGCGGACGACGGCCAGGGGATGGACCCGGCGCGGATCAAGGCGGCCGCCCTGGCCAAGGGGGTGATCGACCCGCGCGAGGCGGAGGCGATGAGCGACGAGGAGGCCCTGTACCTCACCTTCAGGACCGGCTTCTCCACTGCAGAAATGGTGACAGACGTCTCCGGGCGCGGTGTCGGCATGGACGTGGTGAAGCGCAACGTCGAACGGGTCAAAGGAAACATCACCCTGACCAGCGAGAAAGGGAGCGGCTCCCGCATCTCCATGCAGCTGCCGCTCACCCTCTCGGTGATCGAGGCGCTCCTCGTCGAGTGCGGCGGCGAGTGCTTCGCACTGCCGCTCAACTACGTGCAGGAGATCCTCAAGGTGCGCCCCGAGGAGATCTCTTTGCTGGGAGCAGGCGAGGTGATCAAGGTGCGCGGCGTCACCACTTCCCTCTACAGCCTGGCCGCCATGCTGGAGCTGCCGCGGCAGGCGAAGGGCGCACAGGCACTGGCGGTCATCGTGCTGAAGCTGGCCGACCAACGCCTGGCCTTCGCCGTGGACGCGCACCTGGGGAGCTCCGAGGTGGTGGTGAAGGGGCTCGGCAAGCAGTTTCGCAGCGTCAGGTTCCTTTTCGGCGCCACCATCATGGGGGACGGCAACCCCGCCCTGATTTTGAACGTCCCCGACCTATTCGCGGCAGCGGCCAACGGCGGACGCGCGGCGGTGCGAGACGAAGCCGGGGGGGCCGAGGCGCGGCGCTTCAGGGTGCTGGTTGTAGACGACTCCATCACCACCCGGACCATGGAGCAGAGCATCCTGCTCACCCACGGGTACCAGGTCGTTACGGCCGTATCGGGGGAGGACGCCCTGGATAAGTGCGACGCGGAGGATTTCGACCTGATCATCTCAGACGTGGAGATGCCCGGCGTCAACGGCTTCGAGCTGACCCGCAGACTCAGGGAGTCCGAGCGCTACCGGGAGGTCCCCGTCATCATCGTGTCGTCGCTTTCACGCGACGAGGACAAGAGGCAGGCGCTGCAGGCGGGCGCGCAGGCGTACATCGTGAAGGGGGCCTTCGACCAGGGGATGCTCCTGGAGACGGTGCAGATGCTGATCGGCTGA
- the cheB gene encoding chemotaxis-specific protein-glutamate methyltransferase CheB: MTIRILVADDSALVRQILRDILQEEEDIELAGEACDGRQACELTFRLRPDLVIMDIRMPVMDGHEAIEEIMAQAPTPVLVLSAAVEASEVDRAFTAIKRGALDVMEKPELASSGALEEFGRQLLQKVRLLARIRVIRHPRRKLRPPPPLELPVSGPGPDILAIGASTGGPKAVMTLLKSLPADFPATVFVVQHIAAGFAPGFASWLNRECLLPVRLAVDGGKYLPGEAVIAPDGRHMTLCEGTTRLVTDPPVNCCRPSIDVFFNSLARTRCDRVVSVLLTGMGRDGAQGMLRIRDAGGTTIVQDEPSCAVFGMPKAAISLKAVDQVLPLDLIPGAIAKLFAAQPPSGPSRPTTPTKETNCGKNDTDH; the protein is encoded by the coding sequence ATGACCATACGGATTCTAGTGGCTGACGACTCGGCTTTGGTGCGCCAGATCCTGAGGGATATATTGCAGGAGGAGGAAGATATAGAGCTTGCGGGTGAGGCCTGTGACGGCAGACAGGCGTGCGAGCTCACCTTCCGGCTCAGGCCCGACCTGGTGATCATGGACATCCGCATGCCGGTCATGGATGGGCATGAGGCGATCGAGGAGATCATGGCCCAGGCCCCGACCCCGGTGCTGGTCCTCTCCGCCGCGGTGGAAGCGAGCGAGGTCGACCGCGCCTTCACCGCCATAAAGCGCGGCGCGCTCGACGTGATGGAAAAGCCTGAGCTTGCAAGCTCAGGCGCGCTGGAGGAATTCGGACGCCAGCTGCTGCAGAAGGTGCGCCTTTTGGCACGCATCAGGGTCATCAGGCACCCGCGCCGCAAGCTCAGGCCCCCTCCCCCCCTGGAGCTTCCCGTATCGGGACCCGGTCCCGACATCCTGGCCATCGGGGCCTCGACCGGAGGTCCCAAGGCGGTGATGACCCTCTTGAAGAGCCTCCCTGCAGATTTTCCCGCCACCGTATTCGTGGTACAGCACATCGCCGCCGGCTTCGCGCCAGGCTTCGCCTCCTGGCTCAACCGGGAGTGCCTGCTCCCGGTCAGACTGGCCGTCGACGGCGGGAAGTACCTCCCGGGCGAGGCGGTCATCGCCCCCGACGGCAGGCACATGACGCTTTGCGAGGGAACCACCAGGCTCGTTACCGACCCGCCGGTCAACTGCTGCCGCCCTTCCATCGATGTCTTCTTCAATTCACTGGCACGTACGCGCTGCGACCGCGTAGTCAGCGTCCTTTTGACCGGCATGGGGCGCGACGGCGCCCAGGGGATGCTCCGGATCAGGGACGCCGGGGGGACAACCATCGTGCAGGACGAACCGAGCTGCGCGGTATTCGGGATGCCGAAGGCCGCCATTTCTCTCAAAGCCGTGGACCAGGTGCTCCCTCTGGATCTGATCCCCGGGGCCATCGCGAAGCTCTTCGCGGCGCAGCCCCCCAGCGGGCCATCACGGCCGACTACCCCGACAAAGGAGACCAATTGTGGCAAAAACGATACTGATCATTG